From a region of the Zingiber officinale cultivar Zhangliang chromosome 10B, Zo_v1.1, whole genome shotgun sequence genome:
- the LOC122029009 gene encoding glucan endo-1,3-beta-glucosidase 8-like: MDSPATVMWTYLAVAVAAAALASASTPVVPGLGVNWGTIMSHPMLPSTVVQMIQDNGIKKVKLFDADEWTLSAFAGTNIEVTIAIPNNQLARMSENCKNAKEWVKENVTKYDHGGIKIKYVAVGNEPFLTSYNGTFIKTTFPALKNIQTALNEAGVGDRIKATVPLNADVYNSPSSNPVPSSGDFRSDIHDLMVDMVRFMHSHGSPFMVNIYPYLSLNLNPNFPVDYAFFDGGGRSISDNNHQYTNVFDANFDTLVWALKKAGVGDMKIVVGEVGWPTDGNEYATLSSAKRFYDGFLKRMAEKVGTPLRPGPMEAYLFGLIDEDMKSILPGNFERHWGIFTYDGRPKFPMDLSGNGNDKYLVGAKGVQYLPAQWCVLKPEVKDDSLVGTNIDYACYNADCTSLGYGSSCNQLDNRGNTSYAFNMYFQMQDQDVRACDFDGLAVTTTVNASQGNCLFPIQIVSSAPIPLAVAHLAIGRVVLVAIVACALVFI; encoded by the exons ATGGACAGCCCCGCGACCGTGATGTGGACCTACCTCGCGGTGGCCGTGGCCGCGGCCGCATTGGCCTCAGCCTCCACGCCCGTCGTCCCTGGCCTTGGCGTCAACTGGGGCACCATCATGTCCCACCCCATGCTCCCTTCCACCGTCGTGCAAATGATCCAAGACAACGGGATCAAGAAGGTGAAGCTGTTCGACGCCGACGAATGGACGCTCAGCGCCTTCGCCGGCACCAATATCGAGGTCACGATCGCCATCCCCAACAACCAGCTCGCCCGCATGAGCGAAAACTGTAAAAACGCCAAGGAATGGGTCAAGGAGAACGTCACCAAGTATGATCATGGAGGAATCAAAATCAA GTATGTCGCCGTTGGAAACGAACCATTCCTGACCAGTTACAACGGGACTTTCATCAAGACGACGTTTCCGGCGCTGAAGAACATCCAAACGGCCCTCAATGAGGCCGGCGTCGGAGACAGAATCAAGGCTACTGTTCCCCTCAACGCCGACGTCTACAACTCCCCATCCAGCAATCCCGTACCGTCGTCCGGCGACTTCCGTTCCGACATCCACGACCTTATGGTGGACATGGTGCGCTTCATGCACTCCCACGGATCCCCGTTCATGGTCAATATCTACCCCTACCTCAGCCTCAACCTGAACCCCAACTTCCCGGTCGACTACGCCTTCTTCGACGGCGGCGGCCGCTCGATCAGCGACAACAACCACCAGTACACCAACGTGTTCGACGCCAACTTCGACACGCTGGTGTGGGCGCTGAAGAAGGCCGGAGTGGGAGACATGAAGATCGTGGTCGGGGAGGTCGGGTGGCCCACCGACGGCAACGAGTACGCCACCCTCTCCAGCGCCAAGCGTTTCTACGACGGGTTCCTGAAGCGGATGGCCGAGAAGGTGGGGACGCCGTTGCGTCCGGGGCCCATGGAGGCGTACCTCTTCGGCCTCATCGACGAGGACATGAAGAGCATTTTGCCGGGCAACTTCGAGCGCCACTGGGGGATCTTTACCTACGACGGCCGGCCCAAGTTCCCGATGGACCTCTCTGGAAACGGCAACGACAAGTACCTGGTGGGGGCGAAGGGCGTGCAGTACCTACCGGCGCAGTGGTGCGTGCTGAAACCGGAGGTGAAGGACGACTCGCTTGTGGGGACCAACATAGACTACGCCTGCTACAATGCTGACTGCACCTCTCTCGGCTACGGCTCCTCCTGCAACCAACTCGATAACAGGGGAAACACCTCCTATGCCTTCAACATGTACTTCCAGATGCAAGACCAGGACGTTCGGGCGTGCGACTTCGATGGCCTCGCCGTTACCACCACCGTCAATGCCTCGCAAGGCAACTGCCTGTTCCCGATCCAGATAGTTAGCTCGGCGCCGATACCGCTGGCAGTGGCCCATCTCGCTATCGGCAGGGTCGTCCTGGTGGCGATCGTCGCCTGCGCACTTGTGTTCATATGA
- the LOC122029513 gene encoding putative S-adenosyl-L-methionine-dependent methyltransferase Mjls_1072: protein MSQEGNSSPAWLEELQLSDVLTSDAVRSLHATIEQEWDFLRRSACQTAAGRALWSHAVHDPIAAVLAGESYLRSLYEKMRQDKLNNAQEISGVILAVRTLWFDSRLEAAIDSFVTRPAQVVLLGAGMDARAYRLNCLKESIVFEVDFPELLQVKASLLKEVMVSSKEHQISMRAKSLIRVAADLREGDWIEKLQKSGYLPERQTVWVLEGILYYLPHLLAMQVLEAIAAGCTSTHSVLLADFMNKSSVSLSDSTFQFYSDWPDHLLSSMGYGQVKLSQIGDPDAHFGLLSDSQNLFHKLRRLPRSMEIDPDDGTPCRRLYLVEASN, encoded by the exons ATGTCGCAAGAAGGGAACAGCTCCCCTGCATGGCTGGAGGAGCTGCAACTGTCCGACGTGCTGACGTCCGACGCAGTCCGCTCGCTGCACGCGACGATCGAGCAGGAGTGGGACTTCCTCCGGCGCAGCGCCTGCCAGACCGCGGCCGGCCGGGCCTTGTGGAGCCACGCTGTGCATGACCCCATTGCCGCTGTGTTAGCAGGGGAGAGCTACCTCAGGAGCCTCTACGAGAAGATGAGGCAGGACAAGCTCAACAATGCCCAGGAAATTTCCGGCGTCATTCTTGCGGTCCGAACTTTGTGGTTCGATTCCCGGCTGGAAGCCGCCATCGACTCCTTCGTCACCAGGCCTGCTCAAGTTGTTCTGCTTGGTGCAG GGATGGATGCGAGAGCTTACAGGTTGAACTGCCTCAAGGAAAGCATCGTGTTCGAGGTCGACTTCCCGGAGCTGTTGCAGGTCAAGGCATCTCTGCTCAAGGAAGTGATGGTGTCGTCCAAAGAGCACCAGATTTCGATGCGAGCTAAGTCGTTGATCAGAGTGGCAGCAGACCTCAGAGAAGGAGACTGGATCGAGAAGCTACAGAAGAGTGGATACCTGCCTGAGAGGCAAACAGTGTGGGTGCTGGAAGGCATTCTCTACTACCTCCCTCACCTCCTTGCCATGCAAGTCCTGGAGGCCATCGCCGCCGGTTGCACCTCCACACACAGCGTCCTGCTCGCGGACTTCATGAACAAATCCTCCGTTTCGCTCTCGGACTCCACCTTCCAATTCTACAGTGATTGGCCAGATCATTTGCTGTCCAGTATGGGATACGGACAGGTCAAGCTATCCCAAATTGGAGACCCTGATGCCCACTTTGGGTTGCTGAGTGACTCCCAGAACCTGTTCCATAAGCTAAGGAGGTTGCCTAGGTCCATGGAGATCGACCCTGACGACGGAACGCCTTGCCGGAGGTTGTACCTGGTGGAGGCCTCTAATTAA